Proteins encoded in a region of the Scyliorhinus torazame isolate Kashiwa2021f chromosome 1, sScyTor2.1, whole genome shotgun sequence genome:
- the pigv gene encoding palmitoyltransferase ZDHHC18-A isoform X1, giving the protein MTVSDLRSIVHFALCSRILTILFQMIFNFLIPDHRADAFRAPQLHSSSFGDALLETLLSGFSRWDAQHFLFIAEFGYIYEHNFAFLPLFPVSLRAVAETVLRPLQCLLNLHSRLLLAAVLLNTAIFVLSAVVLYQLSVAVLQDRKLAFLSSLLFCLTPASVFMSAAYSESMFMLLTFSGMLHLEKGKPLTSCILFSLSTAVRSNGIVNAGFLFYSQLRHCSLYVKHKIKVTEKDLYKSWLNPFLRSVLLVTAGTVMIVLPFVLFQCYGYLIFCESTVNAALDIPPPLLQLARDKGYRVPDEDSDLPSWCHHRYPIIYSYIQDTYWNVGFLRYYQLCQLPNFLLAFPVVVLGVWAAWQFVHADPWYCVQLGLTCRKLKEETEKDSHLLSGFHGHRVFVYIVHATALLAFGICFMHIQVITRFLASSSPILYWFTAHLLLDVEPGHLAEDPATSPCVYKFGIFPRNQLTALLWAWRGCSLTARCVLGYFLLYWFLGLVLHCNFLPWT; this is encoded by the exons ATGACAGTGTCTGACCTCCGGTCGATCGTGCATTTTGCCCTTTGTTCCAGAATCCTGACCATTCTTTTCCAG ATGATTTTTAATTTTCTGATTCCTGACCACAGAGCAGATGCATTCCGAGCACCTCAATTGCACAGTTCAAGCTTCGGCGATGCATTACTGGAGACCCTGTTAAGCGGTTTCTCTCGCTGGGATGCACAGCACTTCCTGTTTATCGCGGAATTTGGGTACATCTATGAGCATAACTTTGCTTTCCTGCCATTGTTTCCAGTGAGTCTCCGGGCAGTGGCAGAGACAGTGCTCAGACCCCTCCAATGTCTGCTGAATCTCCACAGTCGGCTGCTGCTTGCAGCAGTGCTACTGAACACGGCGATCTTTGTTCTGTCAGCAGTTGTTCTGTACCAACTGAGTGTCGCTGTACTCCAGGATCGCAAGCTGGCCTTTCTCTCCAGCCTTCTCTTCTGCCTCACCCCAGCCAGTGTCTTCATGTCTGCAGCTTATTCTGAAAGCATGTTTATGCTGTTGACCTTCAGTGGAATGCTGCACCTGGAGAAGGGGAAACCTTTGACCAGTTGCATTCTGTTTTCCTTGTCGACAGCAGTTCGCTCCAATGGGATTGTAAATGCTGGATTTCTGTTTTACTCCCAGCTGAGGCATTGTTCTTTGTATGTAAAACACAAGATAAAGGTTACAGAAAAGGACTTGTACAAATCATGGTTGAATCCCTTCCTTCGGTCTGTGCTGCTAGTGACTGCAGGAACAGTGATGATCGTATTGCCTTTTGTACTTTTTCAGTGTTACGGATACCTCATATTCTGTGAATCAACTGTGAATGCAGCCCTGGACATTCCTCCGCCTCTGCTGCAGCTGGCCAGGGACAAGGGCTATCGTGTCCCTGATGAGGATAGTGATCTGCCCAGTTGGTGCCATCACCGATACCCCATCATATATTCTTACATTCAAGACACATATTGGAATGTGGGCTTCCTGAGATATTACCAACTCTGCCAGTTGCCCAACTTCCTGCTAGCATTCCCTGTTGTGGTTTTGGGAGTGTGGGCAGCCTGGCAGTTTGTGCATGCTGATCCTTGGTATTGTGTACAGCTTGGTCTGACCTGCAGAAAGCTGAAGGAAGAAACTGAAAAGGACAGCCATCTATTGTCTGGCTTCCATGGACATAGAGTGTTTGTCTATATTGTTCATGCAACTGCACTGCTGGCATTTGGCATTTGCTTCATGCACATCCAG GTTATAACCAGATTCCTAGCCTCCTCCTCACCCATCCTGTACTGGTTTACTGCTCATCTGCTCCTGGACGTGGAGCCAGGACACTTGGCTGAGGACCCTGCAACCTCACCATGCGTCTACAAGTTTGGGATTTTCCCCAGAAACCAGCTCACTGCTCTGCTGTGGGCCTGGAGAGGCTGCAGTCTAACTGCACGCTGTGTTCTTGGATATTTTTTACTGTACTGGTTCCTTGGACTCGTTTTGCATTGCAACTTTCTCCCATGGACCTGA
- the pigv gene encoding palmitoyltransferase ZDHHC18-A isoform X2, protein MYCSLVICGRRNIPESSMIFNFLIPDHRADAFRAPQLHSSSFGDALLETLLSGFSRWDAQHFLFIAEFGYIYEHNFAFLPLFPVSLRAVAETVLRPLQCLLNLHSRLLLAAVLLNTAIFVLSAVVLYQLSVAVLQDRKLAFLSSLLFCLTPASVFMSAAYSESMFMLLTFSGMLHLEKGKPLTSCILFSLSTAVRSNGIVNAGFLFYSQLRHCSLYVKHKIKVTEKDLYKSWLNPFLRSVLLVTAGTVMIVLPFVLFQCYGYLIFCESTVNAALDIPPPLLQLARDKGYRVPDEDSDLPSWCHHRYPIIYSYIQDTYWNVGFLRYYQLCQLPNFLLAFPVVVLGVWAAWQFVHADPWYCVQLGLTCRKLKEETEKDSHLLSGFHGHRVFVYIVHATALLAFGICFMHIQVITRFLASSSPILYWFTAHLLLDVEPGHLAEDPATSPCVYKFGIFPRNQLTALLWAWRGCSLTARCVLGYFLLYWFLGLVLHCNFLPWT, encoded by the exons ATGATTTTTAATTTTCTGATTCCTGACCACAGAGCAGATGCATTCCGAGCACCTCAATTGCACAGTTCAAGCTTCGGCGATGCATTACTGGAGACCCTGTTAAGCGGTTTCTCTCGCTGGGATGCACAGCACTTCCTGTTTATCGCGGAATTTGGGTACATCTATGAGCATAACTTTGCTTTCCTGCCATTGTTTCCAGTGAGTCTCCGGGCAGTGGCAGAGACAGTGCTCAGACCCCTCCAATGTCTGCTGAATCTCCACAGTCGGCTGCTGCTTGCAGCAGTGCTACTGAACACGGCGATCTTTGTTCTGTCAGCAGTTGTTCTGTACCAACTGAGTGTCGCTGTACTCCAGGATCGCAAGCTGGCCTTTCTCTCCAGCCTTCTCTTCTGCCTCACCCCAGCCAGTGTCTTCATGTCTGCAGCTTATTCTGAAAGCATGTTTATGCTGTTGACCTTCAGTGGAATGCTGCACCTGGAGAAGGGGAAACCTTTGACCAGTTGCATTCTGTTTTCCTTGTCGACAGCAGTTCGCTCCAATGGGATTGTAAATGCTGGATTTCTGTTTTACTCCCAGCTGAGGCATTGTTCTTTGTATGTAAAACACAAGATAAAGGTTACAGAAAAGGACTTGTACAAATCATGGTTGAATCCCTTCCTTCGGTCTGTGCTGCTAGTGACTGCAGGAACAGTGATGATCGTATTGCCTTTTGTACTTTTTCAGTGTTACGGATACCTCATATTCTGTGAATCAACTGTGAATGCAGCCCTGGACATTCCTCCGCCTCTGCTGCAGCTGGCCAGGGACAAGGGCTATCGTGTCCCTGATGAGGATAGTGATCTGCCCAGTTGGTGCCATCACCGATACCCCATCATATATTCTTACATTCAAGACACATATTGGAATGTGGGCTTCCTGAGATATTACCAACTCTGCCAGTTGCCCAACTTCCTGCTAGCATTCCCTGTTGTGGTTTTGGGAGTGTGGGCAGCCTGGCAGTTTGTGCATGCTGATCCTTGGTATTGTGTACAGCTTGGTCTGACCTGCAGAAAGCTGAAGGAAGAAACTGAAAAGGACAGCCATCTATTGTCTGGCTTCCATGGACATAGAGTGTTTGTCTATATTGTTCATGCAACTGCACTGCTGGCATTTGGCATTTGCTTCATGCACATCCAG GTTATAACCAGATTCCTAGCCTCCTCCTCACCCATCCTGTACTGGTTTACTGCTCATCTGCTCCTGGACGTGGAGCCAGGACACTTGGCTGAGGACCCTGCAACCTCACCATGCGTCTACAAGTTTGGGATTTTCCCCAGAAACCAGCTCACTGCTCTGCTGTGGGCCTGGAGAGGCTGCAGTCTAACTGCACGCTGTGTTCTTGGATATTTTTTACTGTACTGGTTCCTTGGACTCGTTTTGCATTGCAACTTTCTCCCATGGACCTGA
- the pigv gene encoding palmitoyltransferase ZDHHC18-A isoform X3, translating to MIFNFLIPDHRADAFRAPQLHSSSFGDALLETLLSGFSRWDAQHFLFIAEFGYIYEHNFAFLPLFPVSLRAVAETVLRPLQCLLNLHSRLLLAAVLLNTAIFVLSAVVLYQLSVAVLQDRKLAFLSSLLFCLTPASVFMSAAYSESMFMLLTFSGMLHLEKGKPLTSCILFSLSTAVRSNGIVNAGFLFYSQLRHCSLYVKHKIKVTEKDLYKSWLNPFLRSVLLVTAGTVMIVLPFVLFQCYGYLIFCESTVNAALDIPPPLLQLARDKGYRVPDEDSDLPSWCHHRYPIIYSYIQDTYWNVGFLRYYQLCQLPNFLLAFPVVVLGVWAAWQFVHADPWYCVQLGLTCRKLKEETEKDSHLLSGFHGHRVFVYIVHATALLAFGICFMHIQVITRFLASSSPILYWFTAHLLLDVEPGHLAEDPATSPCVYKFGIFPRNQLTALLWAWRGCSLTARCVLGYFLLYWFLGLVLHCNFLPWT from the exons ATGATTTTTAATTTTCTGATTCCTGACCACAGAGCAGATGCATTCCGAGCACCTCAATTGCACAGTTCAAGCTTCGGCGATGCATTACTGGAGACCCTGTTAAGCGGTTTCTCTCGCTGGGATGCACAGCACTTCCTGTTTATCGCGGAATTTGGGTACATCTATGAGCATAACTTTGCTTTCCTGCCATTGTTTCCAGTGAGTCTCCGGGCAGTGGCAGAGACAGTGCTCAGACCCCTCCAATGTCTGCTGAATCTCCACAGTCGGCTGCTGCTTGCAGCAGTGCTACTGAACACGGCGATCTTTGTTCTGTCAGCAGTTGTTCTGTACCAACTGAGTGTCGCTGTACTCCAGGATCGCAAGCTGGCCTTTCTCTCCAGCCTTCTCTTCTGCCTCACCCCAGCCAGTGTCTTCATGTCTGCAGCTTATTCTGAAAGCATGTTTATGCTGTTGACCTTCAGTGGAATGCTGCACCTGGAGAAGGGGAAACCTTTGACCAGTTGCATTCTGTTTTCCTTGTCGACAGCAGTTCGCTCCAATGGGATTGTAAATGCTGGATTTCTGTTTTACTCCCAGCTGAGGCATTGTTCTTTGTATGTAAAACACAAGATAAAGGTTACAGAAAAGGACTTGTACAAATCATGGTTGAATCCCTTCCTTCGGTCTGTGCTGCTAGTGACTGCAGGAACAGTGATGATCGTATTGCCTTTTGTACTTTTTCAGTGTTACGGATACCTCATATTCTGTGAATCAACTGTGAATGCAGCCCTGGACATTCCTCCGCCTCTGCTGCAGCTGGCCAGGGACAAGGGCTATCGTGTCCCTGATGAGGATAGTGATCTGCCCAGTTGGTGCCATCACCGATACCCCATCATATATTCTTACATTCAAGACACATATTGGAATGTGGGCTTCCTGAGATATTACCAACTCTGCCAGTTGCCCAACTTCCTGCTAGCATTCCCTGTTGTGGTTTTGGGAGTGTGGGCAGCCTGGCAGTTTGTGCATGCTGATCCTTGGTATTGTGTACAGCTTGGTCTGACCTGCAGAAAGCTGAAGGAAGAAACTGAAAAGGACAGCCATCTATTGTCTGGCTTCCATGGACATAGAGTGTTTGTCTATATTGTTCATGCAACTGCACTGCTGGCATTTGGCATTTGCTTCATGCACATCCAG GTTATAACCAGATTCCTAGCCTCCTCCTCACCCATCCTGTACTGGTTTACTGCTCATCTGCTCCTGGACGTGGAGCCAGGACACTTGGCTGAGGACCCTGCAACCTCACCATGCGTCTACAAGTTTGGGATTTTCCCCAGAAACCAGCTCACTGCTCTGCTGTGGGCCTGGAGAGGCTGCAGTCTAACTGCACGCTGTGTTCTTGGATATTTTTTACTGTACTGGTTCCTTGGACTCGTTTTGCATTGCAACTTTCTCCCATGGACCTGA